The following coding sequences are from one Nicotiana tabacum cultivar K326 chromosome 1, ASM71507v2, whole genome shotgun sequence window:
- the LOC107774974 gene encoding peroxisome biogenesis protein 19-1 produces the protein MATDHSDDLDQLLDSALDDFQSLNLASGSQRSGDGEDKKDSSFKPGKVQGLGMTLPDRNAKKKGKQKASGESKDSHVAEALDKLREQTREAVKGLESVAGPRPGVDSLGNDAMMEEWVKQFEELSGSQDMESIVETMMQQLLSKEILHEPMKEIEERYPKWLEDNKAKLSTEDYERYRRQYELIRDLNKVYETEPSNFNKIVELMQKMQECGQPPNDIVHELAPDFDISSLGQLSPEMLEGQQNCRVM, from the exons ATGGCTACTGACCACTCTGATGATTTAGACCAACTTCTTGACA gtGCTTTGGATGATTTTCAGAGCCTCAATCTAGCTTCTGGTTCTCAAAG AAGTGGGGATGGGGAGGACAAGAAAGATAGTTCTTTTAAGCCTGGTAAGGTTCAAGGCTTAGGGATGACGTTGCCCGATAGGAATGCTAAGAAAAAGGGGAAGCAAAAGGCTTCCGGTGAGTCAAAAGACTCGCACGTAGCTGAAGCTCTTGATAAGCTTAGGGAACAGACTAGAGAGGCTGTTAAAGGATTGGAATCAGTGGCCGGGCCGAGACCTGGTGTAGATAGCTTGGGGAATGATGCAATGATGGAGGAGTGGGTTAAGCAGTTTGAGGAGCTTTCTGGATCTCAG GACATGGAGTCGATAGTAGAGACCATGATGCAACAGCTTTTGTCAAAGGAAATCCTTCATGAACCCatgaaagaaattgaagaaagatATCCTAAATGGTTGGAGGACAACAAAGCTAAGTTGAGCACGGAAGATTATGAACGTTACAGACGCCAGTATGAACTTATAAGAGATCTGAACAAAGTTTACGAGACTGAACCTAGCAACTTCAACAAAATTGTAGAGCTTATGCAGAAAATGCAAGAATGTGGCCAACCGCCAAATGATATTGTTCATGAGCTTGCTCCAGACTTTGATATATCATCTCTTGGACAACT ATCCCCAGAGATGTTGGAGGGCCAACAGAACTGCCGTGTTATGTGA
- the LOC107774963 gene encoding putative pectinesterase 68: MAVFNYSYFTIFTIFFVHYCLFFFFFAECSSVSAASSFMKHRRHKWIGPSGTRHISVNVNGFGDYQSVQAAVDSIPHNNRMSVIIDICPGYYIEKVVVPETKPYITFQGAGREVTIIEWHDRAKDKGADGQQLRTYQTASVTVYAPFFSARNISFKNTAPAPLPGMQGWQAVAFRISGDKAFFSGCGFYGAQDTLCDDAGRHYFKECYIEGSIDFIFGNGRSMYKDCELHSIATRFGSIAAQDRRSPDDKSGFAFIGCRVTGSGPLYVGRAMGQYSRIVYSYTYFDDVVAHGGWDYWDHVSNKNKTAFFGVYKCWGPGAAAVMGVSWARDLDYDTAHPFLAKSFVNGRHWIAPSDA; this comes from the exons ATGGCTGTTTTCAATTATTCTTATTTTACCATATTCACCATTTTCTTCGTACATTACtgtttattcttcttcttttttgcagAGTGTAGCAGTGTATCAGCAGCGTCCAGTTTTATGAAGCACCGGCGCCATAAATGGATCGGACCTTCAGGCACTCGCCATATCTCAGTTAACGTTAATGGTTTTGGAGATTACCAGTCAGTTCAGGCTGCTGTGGACTCTATTCCACACAACAACCGAATGAGTGTCATTATTGACATTTGCCCTGGTTATTACAT AGAGAAAGTGGTGGTGCCAGAAACAAAGCCATACATAACATTTCAAGGAGCAGGGAGGGAGGTGACGATAATAGAATGGCATGATAGAGCAAAGGACAAAGGCGCAGATGGACAACAGCTTCGTACCTATCAAACTGCTTCTGTCACTGTTTATGCTCCTTTTTTCTCTGCTCGAAATATTAGCTTCAAA AACACAGCACCAGCACCATTGCCAGGAATGCAGGGATGGCAAGCAGTGGCATTTCGGATATCAGGCGACAAGGCTTTCTTCTCCGGCTGTGGATTCTACGGCGCACAGGACACTCTCTGCGACGACGCCGGCCGCCATTACTTCAAAGAATGTTACATTGAGGGCTCTATTGACTTCATTTTTGGCAATGGTCGCTCCATGTATAAG GACTGCGAGCTGCATTCAATAGCCACAAGATTTGGGTCCATAGCAGCCCAAGATAGAAGATCCCCAGACGACAAGTCTGGATTTGCATTCATAGGGTGCAGGGTTACAGGGTCTGGCCCACTTTACGTGGGCCGTGCTATGGGCCAATACTCCAGAATTGTCTATTCCTACACCTACTTCGATGACGTTGTGGCCCATGGTGGCTGGGATTACTGGGACCACGTCAGCAACAAGAACAA GACTGCATTTTTTGGAGTGTACAAATGCTGGGGGCCAGGAGCAGCAGCAGTGATGGGAGTATCATGGGCCCGTGATCTGGATTACGACACGGCCCACCCATTTCTAGCCAAGAGCTTTGTCAACGGACGCCACTGGATTGCTCCCTCCGACGCTTAA